A stretch of the Lolium perenne isolate Kyuss_39 chromosome 3, Kyuss_2.0, whole genome shotgun sequence genome encodes the following:
- the LOC127342671 gene encoding uncharacterized protein codes for MKVIPFAPKHLILPAPAAMLVVCGVNPADSSRPLAPPHAPPVGAPLQPSPPGVMWPVDPALALDEAALLRYAAAHVQGFPAPAPALALTQFGHGQSNPTYCLRAASATETRRYVLRKKPAVAILQSAHAVEREFQDLQIRKDCISVFERMKRSEHQGKGYGDQHLRQQFLGESNQQINDHMMMAGGSDVFATPCPYRPTIQSIRSDMIQRSSYNPYDLESKHAIHGSTKPSPLHTTKIVEKCTLKLVDEYKHMLCQTNEPMSTFLQYITYGHMIDNVVLIVTGTLHERDVNELLEKCHPLGMFDRYSCGSSLVSLKWEIYQNTDSSFF; via the exons ATGAAAGTGATCCCTTTTGCCCCCAAGCATCTAATTTTGCCGGCTCCGGCGGCGATGCTCGTAGTCTGCGGGGTGAATCCAGCGGATTCCTCGCGTCCTCTTGCGCCGCCACACGCACCGCCTGTCGGAGCTCCCCTACAACCTTCTCCACCTGGCGTAATGTGGCCGGTCGACCCGGCGCTGGCGCTGGACGAGGCGGCGCTGCTGCGCTACGCGGCCGCGCACGTCCAGGGCTTCCCCGCGCCGGCGCCCGCGCTGGCGCTCACGCAGTTCGGCCACGGCCAGTCCAACCCCACCTACTGCCTCCGGGCCGCCTCCGCCACCGAGACCCGGCGCTACGTGCTCCGGAAGAAGCCCGCCGTGGCCATCCTCCAGTCCGCCCACGCCGTCGAGCGCGAGTTCCAG GACCTCCAGATAAGGAAG GATTGCATCAGTGTGTTTGAGCGGATGAAGAGGTCGGAGCATCAAGGGAAAGGCTATGGAGATCAGCACTTGAGGCAGCAATTTTTGGGTGAATCTAATCAGCAG ATCAATGATCACATGATGATGGCTGGAGGATCTGATGTTTTCGCCACGCCTTGCCCATACCGGCCTACTATCCAAAGCATCCGCAGTGATATGATCCAGAGATCCTCGTACAATCCTTACGATCTAGAGAGCAAGCATGCTATCCACGGATCGACCA AGCCTTCTCCATTGCACACAACAAAAATTGTGGAGAAGTGCACTCTTAAGCTGGTTGATGAATACAAACACATGTTGTGTCAGACCAATGAACCTATGTCTACATTCCTACAGTACATAAC GTATGGACACATGATTGATAATGTTGTCCTAATTGTTACTGGGACATTGCATGAAAGAGATGTTAACGAACTGTTGGAGAAATGCCATCCATTGGGCATGTTTGACAGATATTCTTGTGGTTCCTCTCTCGTTTCTCTCAAATGGGAAATCTATCAAAATACCGACTCTTCATTTTTTTAA